TGCGGCACGATAGAAGACGACGCGGTATGGCATGGCGATCTCTACCTGCCCTATATCGGGCACATGCCTTACCGGGACCTGCCGCCGGGCACCGGCCCCTGGTACGACCCGCGCTACTGGCAGGTGCGCGCGGCGACGCTGGCCGGCCGCCAGCATCCGGAAGAGAAGGTGCTGCAGCCATTGCGGCTGGCGCGCATCCCCCTGCTGCGCCGTCAGATCGCCAGCCTGCCCGCCGGGCTGGAGGACGAGGAAACCGGCCCGCCCCGCGGATGGTCCAATCAGCGCCTCACCCTGTATCGGCTGAAACTGCAGCTATCCTATTGCCTTCGCTTCCAGCAGGAGGCCCGCCAGGCCGCCTGAGCGCGCCGCCCCCGCCCAAACCGCATTCGGCTGCGCATCGCCCCGTCGCGCCAGTCACGCCTTTCCTTTTCGAATAGCCTGGAACCATGCGCTGCGGATGGCCGGACGGACAGGCCTGGCATCAACAGGCTTCCGGGCTGGTTAAAATTCCTGCCTGGCGCGTCTGAAACACCCGCCCATCAATCGCGCCGGACTTCAAAACGGCAAACGCCCCGAACGATAAGACATCGCATCGTCCCGCGCCAGCCAGGCCGCGCGAGGAAGGAAAATCCCATGACTTATGCCATGCTGGCCCCGGATTGCTTCACCGACGAACACAAAAGCTTCCTGGCCGGATTTCGCCAATCGATGGAAATGCTGTCCAGCAGCTCGAACATGATGCTGGGCGCCAAGGACATCCGCTCCCGCCACTTGGCCGCCACCGACGCCTACGCCCGGATCGTCGCGCTGGAGAGGGGCGGCGACGTCGCCGGCCGGCTGGACAGCGAAATGCCGTGCGAGGGCACCGCCCAGTTCGCCGACAGCTACGTGAGCGAAGACCTGTCCCTGATGCAGGGAGGCGAACCCGGCCGCAAGCTCGCCACGCTGAACATCCACGAATACGCGGACGGCCTGAAGGCCCGCGTGTTCAACAAGCACCTGCTGGTCCACCACCCCAGCCGGTCCATCCTGGGCACCATCTACAGCGGCCAGGACGTGGAAATCGGCAATTTCCTCAATATCATCCCCAACTACGTGCTGGAGTTCGGCGCCGGCTGCAGCCTGGAACAGGGCTCGGCCTACAGCAGCCTGGAGGGCGTGACGCTGACCGAGTACGAGCAGGAAGTCTGCTTCCTGTTGCTGCTCAACTGGGAGTTCAAGCAGATCGCCGCCTTCATGGACAAGTACCGCCCGCGCAACGCGCCGCGCACCACCGACTCGGTGATCAAGTGCAAGAACTACCTGTGCGAGAAGTTCGGCATCGAACAGGCCCGACTGCAGGCGCTGAAGGAATTCCTGGTCCACCACGGCATGCACCGCAAGATCCCGCGCTCGCTGTTCAACCGGCTGATAGGCTCGAAGCGGCTCTAGCCAGACTGCGCAAACATCCGCCGCCGCCGCGAGAGGCAACAAACAGGACGGTCCCATCTGGAAACGGCGGTGGAAGCTGTCGGAAACACGGGCAACCTTGCGTGCGCGTCCTCCGCCTCCTTCATCCCCACGCCGCCGCGCGATGCAATCGGGGCCGGGCGGACGGCAGTCACACGGCCGCTACGCCTGCGCGCCCTTCGGCTACCGTCATTTCGGCATGCCTGCCGACAAAGATCTAGAACAGGAACAGCTTGAGTCCCAGAGTGACGCCGCTGCGGTAGGCACCGCCCAATTCGCTGCCGGCGCCGCCCTCGCCCAGGATCAGCATCGCGAAGCCGGACAAGCGCGGCAGCAACCGGCGCTCGCCATACAGCATCCAGCCCTGGCTGCGGTCGTCCTGGTTGCGCGTCCATTCCAGCCGCCAGTAGCGCTCCAGTTCCTGCGGATTGCTCTGCACGCTGGCCCACAGGTAATGGCGGCCGCGCAGCGCGGCGGGATCGGCCTGCAGCGTCGCCGCGCCGTTGTCGCCGTTGAACAGGTACTCGGCGGACCAGACCCGGCCGGCGGCGCTGGTGTAGCTGGCGCCGGCCAGCCAGCGCGCGGCCGTCGCCGCCTCGCGCCGCTGGGCGGACGCTTCGCCGTACAGCAGCCAGGCGTCGTCGGGCGTGTATTGGGCGAAAGCGCCGAGGAAAGGCCCCAGGCGCTGGCTGCGCGCCTGGCTGAACACCAGGCTGGCCAATGAATCGTCGTCCTGCCGGTCCAGCTTGAACAGCACGGTGTCGCGTTGCCTGGGCTGCGGCAGGGCCCGGGTGTCGGACACGTAGGCGGAAGTCAACCGCCAGGCTCCGGCGCTGTGGGTCCAGCGCGCCAGATCGACGCCCGGTGTGTCGGCCAGCGGATTGGTCCGGCCGCTGTCGAAATAGAAGGGATTGCTGGGAGAGCGGAAATTGGCCGGCCCCCAGCTGAATTTCTCGCGGCCGGCCGCCAGCTGCTCGCCGCCGCTGGCCAGGCTGAAGTAGCCCTGGTTGAGGCTGGCCTGCCCGTCGCTGCGGCAATCCGCGCCGCCGGGCGGGCAGGCGCGCAGCCAATTCAGCCTGGGCGCCAGCTCCACGCGCAGCGCGTCGCGCCTGAGCGTCAGGTCCAGCCGGCCCTCGGCGTGGTATTGCTTCTGCGGCAGCGGCGCCGGCGATGTCAGCCGGTAGGCGTCGCCGTACAGCCAGGTCTCCAAGCTGGCGTCGGCCCGCCATGCCTCGCCGCCGTCGGCTTCGGCGGCGCGGACGCCGGCGCACAGCAGCAGCGCGGCCAGGCCGGCCGCGGCGCGCTCAGAGATTGTCCACCTGGAATTCGGCATCGGCGAAGGTCTTCACCCGCAGCTCGCCGTACTTCAGCGTGGTGCGGGCATCGGTCAGCGCGTCGTTGATCTGCATGGCGCTGACGAAGGGAATGCTCTTGCCGCCTACCTTGACCGTATTGTCGTACTGGAAGCTGGCCTGCTTGAGCAGCTTGCCGGACAGGCTGTAGAACTGCGCCTGCACGCCGACCATCCGCTTCTCCGACACCCAGTAGACGATGCGGTCGTAGGTGCTCTGCTTATTGGCCGATTTCAGGTCCAGCACGTAGCAGGGCTCGCCGTTCAGCGTCTCCTGGCGCAGCAGCTTGGCCGCGTAGTCCTTGGCGTAATTGGTGGCGGCGATGTCGCCTATCGCCGCTTGGCCGGACAGCCGCAGCCGCGGCGAGATCGCCACCGGCTTCTTCAGCCCGGGCTTGCTCAGCCACATATTGCGGTCCACCTGCAGCATCTTGGAGCCCTTGTTGCTCAAGGGCTCGCGCACCTCGGCCAGGCTGGCGGTCCTGTTGGCCTTCACGTCCAGCCGCATAGGCTGCAGGTCCTCGCTGGCGCTGCCGCTGTTGGCCAGCCGCACTTCCCAGGCGAGTCCCGGCAGATCGCCGCCGCGCGCCTGGTCGGACTGGCGCAGCAGCTCCTGCGCGTCCGGCGCCGCCAAGGCCGCCGGCGCGGCGATCAGGCCGGCCAGCAGCAGGCCGGCCATCATCATCGTCCTCTTCATGCGCATCCCTTTCTCAGCTGTGCGCCAGCGACAGCGTGATCTGCTGGCCCGACGCCTTGCGCGCCGGCATCCAGGCGGCGACGATGCTCAGCGTGCCCAGCAGCAGCATCGCGAACACGGTGCGCGCCGGATCGAAATCGATGTACAGCGGCACGCTGACGCTGTTGCCCGGCGGCACGTACTGGATGTTGGCGGCGTTGACCGCGTGGCTGGCCAGCCAGAACAGCAGCAAGCCCAGCAGGCAGCCCAGCGCCACCTGCAGGCAGGCCTCGGCGATGAACAGGCCCACCACGCGGACGCGGCGGTAGCCCATCGCCCTCAAGGTGCCGATCTCGCGCGTGCGCTCCAGCACGCTCATGCTCATCGCGTTGGCGATGCTCAGCACCACGATGGCGAGCACGATGCCCAGCAGCAGCGTGAAGATCAGGTCGTACATATTCTTCACCTGCTTGTAGTACAAGGACATGTCCTGCCAGGTGCGCACCTCCAGGTCCAGCCCGGCCGCCTGGAAATCGG
This genomic window from Chromobacterium violaceum ATCC 12472 contains:
- a CDS encoding outer membrane lipoprotein-sorting protein translates to MKRTMMMAGLLLAGLIAAPAALAAPDAQELLRQSDQARGGDLPGLAWEVRLANSGSASEDLQPMRLDVKANRTASLAEVREPLSNKGSKMLQVDRNMWLSKPGLKKPVAISPRLRLSGQAAIGDIAATNYAKDYAAKLLRQETLNGEPCYVLDLKSANKQSTYDRIVYWVSEKRMVGVQAQFYSLSGKLLKQASFQYDNTVKVGGKSIPFVSAMQINDALTDARTTLKYGELRVKTFADAEFQVDNL